Proteins from a genomic interval of Paenibacillus sp. FSL R5-0623:
- a CDS encoding YlbF family regulator, producing the protein MNIYDKANDLAKALRESSEVEEITSAMKLIEADPDAKAMLDNFRDQQMELQQRMMSGDMPAPDEMEKMEKLFEVLSLNLNIRRLFDAERRLSVIIEDVNKIIADSLGHLYGGAEA; encoded by the coding sequence GTGAACATTTATGACAAAGCCAATGATTTGGCCAAAGCACTGAGAGAAAGCAGCGAGGTGGAAGAGATTACTTCCGCGATGAAGCTGATTGAAGCTGATCCGGATGCAAAAGCAATGCTGGATAACTTCCGTGATCAACAAATGGAACTGCAACAACGTATGATGAGCGGCGATATGCCAGCTCCGGATGAGATGGAGAAAATGGAAAAATTGTTTGAAGTACTGAGCTTGAATCTGAATATCCGTCGCTTGTTTGATGCGGAGCGTCGCCTCAGTGTCATCATTGAAGACGTGAATAAAATTATTGCTGACAGCCTGGGTCATCTGTACGGTGGCGCTGAAGCGTAA